The Rosa rugosa chromosome 1, drRosRugo1.1, whole genome shotgun sequence genomic sequence CATTGAATAATGACCAGAATTAAtgcaaaatatattgtttttacaACATAAGGGCTTGTTGGAGGGCTGCAATATCATTTGCATAAACATCAAACTGAACATGCATTTCTGTATTGCAGTTTCAGATTCTTCTGGAGCCATATTTGTGGAAGAAAAAAAGAGTCTCCGATGATCACACCCAAGAAAGGTATTACTCTTATCTGTTTCATCAAAATTCTTTGCACTTCCATTGCGTCTCACCATGCTCTGTTAAGTCTTATCATTAGTCACATTTCTAATATTCTAGTTCTTGACTTGTTTGGCTACAGTGTGGGTGGGTTCTTTCAGCGTCATTTTGGGAAAGAGGTAATTGCATTGATTGAGTCTTTTGATTTCTGCGAGGATTGATTACACACATGCTGTTGTCAAAATCCTTGTACTTGTTCTTAAAGTCTTACGCATTTCATTGTTTTTATCTTTTTGCTTGTAAGGTCGTTGATTATCTCATTGATCCCTTCGTTGCCGGGACAAGTGCTGGAGATCCTGAATCTCTTTCGGTGAGTAGTGTGTCAGTCTTTGGGTGAATTGCCTCTGTTTCACACTGTGTATCTCACGTGTTGTTTCTTAAGTACTTAGTTGTTACCTGAAACTGGATAAGATATTTAAGCTGTATTTATGCCTTTTCCATGCATCCATATCATGAATCTAGGCAATGTTGAGACAAGAGAACCCAAACTTTGCTCTCACACTATGATAACTTAGCTTGTTGTTCTTCATCCTTGTCATCCTGTAATTTACAACATGGAGTAGTTGGTGTTTAATAATTTTCTTACATCTTTAATAATTCTTTTTGTGTTCCTCTAAACAGATGAGACATTCTTTTCCGGAGTTATGGAACATAGAAAAAAGGTATGTTGTATGAACTGTTCCTtctacttttttctttctttaggggggaaaaagaaaaggagaaggcTGGAATGGTGATAAAGTTTTTTTCTGATAAGAAATTCTACTTAGTTAGGCTATAGGAAAAATTGCCAGATTAATGTTATATAGAACGGAAGGCGTAGCATCTTGTAACAAATTATGAAATCACATgttttaataaataaatcacATGCTACATTTCCTTGtctttatttttgaaagaaTTTTAGGAAAATTAAGCCATAATTCATTTGGCCTTCCTTTAGTTTTCGATCTAATCTTAGTCTACCTGAAATCACATGTTGTAACAGATTTAAATTGGACAGGCAGGGGTAGCATCTTTTTGATATTCAAACTTCAAAAGAAGTTGGATTTGTGAGCTGTTGATTTAAGAAAAAGATACTAAACAATATGCTGTGGTTAATGCTTGTACACATGATATATGATTGTTGCTAAGCAAAAGGTTCTCTACTCTATCAGGTATGGTTCGGTTATAGCTGGGGCAATTCAGTCAAAATTATCTTCCAGGAAGGAAAAAAGTAGAGAAATAAAGGGTTCTGTAGAGAAAGGAAAGCGTCAGCGCGGTTCTTTTTCCTTTCAGGGTGGTATGCAGGTATCATTTTAGCGGGTTACTTTTCTTCCTGATGAGTCATGACAACTTTTGTAATATGTTTTTGATGATGATACCCTGTGTGGCTGTGGGGAATGTTGCTCTTATTAGTCTTATCTGAGACTTTCATTTGCAAAAAATTCTCATCTTTTGATCTTTATGAcacttatttatttaaaaatttctgttttctgtGTAGTGCAGACACTCACTGATACATTGTGCAAACAGCTTGGCAAACATGAGCTTAAACTGAACTCAAAGGTTTTGTCATTATCTTACAGTCATGATGGGAACACTACATCAGAAAATTGGTCGGTTTCCTGTGTTGCTAATGATGACAAGCATTCACAAAGTTCATCTGTTGATGCTATAATCCTGACGGTTAGTTTATATGTTCTTATTCTTAACAACGTTATTTTGGTGTATCATTTACTTTCTCATTGTGGTACCTGTTGGTTCCTATGTCGTCATGATTTAAAAGGTCTGACTTATGCATCTGGCATTGTTACTGTGAAAAAAACATGTGTGTTTTGCATGCAAAACTAGACAGCTAGAATGTACTGCTTCATTTCAATTACAAGATACTTGCACACATGCCGTGACCAAGTTGTACCCACGGAAGACAAATTTGTCACAAGGCACAGTTAGGAGTCTTTTCCTCAAGGCACTTCAATTTGACGTTGTCTTATTCTATGATTTGAGATACAAGTGAACATGCCTTCCTCTTCATGCATAGTTTCATCTTTATTTTAGCATTTTCATTAATATAGGTTGGACTGCCATTGCTCTTTGTTGACGACTATTCTATGCATGCATCCCTTCCATTATTTAGGCAATCATTACTGTTATTGAAGGACTTGGTATCAACTGACGAAGTTTCTTCTCTGCCATAGGCTCCACTCTGCAGTATCAAAGAAATGAAGATCTCGAGAAGAGGAACCATCTTCCCACTTGATTTTCTTCCTGAGGTATATATGGCATTTAATTTCAACATGTAAGCAGCAGGTTATATCACATTTCCTTTCCAGTTCCCGATTGGAAGTTTGGAACAACGATAAGCCTGACAAATTAGATTCTTAACAAAGGCTTTGTCTTCATAATACCTTATTTTTTGCTCTATATAAGGTGACTTATATGCCGCTATCAGTGATAATAACCAGCTTCAAGAAGGAAAACGTTAAAAGGCCTCTTGAGGGATTTGGAGTTCTTGTTCCCTCTAAAGAGCAGGAAAATGGCTTAAAAACACTAGGTAAAAATGCTCAGCTATGGCCTTGACACTTGGAATAACTAATAGCTTTCCCTAATACGGTCATTACATCTGCTTTACAGGTACACTATTTTCTTCCATGATGTTTCCAGATCGTGCACCTAGTGACCAATATCTTTACACTACCTTTGTTGGGGGAAGTCGAAACAAGGAACTGGCAAAAGCTTCAAAGTATGGGAACCTTGTTTCGTTGTAATAAGTCATGTTTTCTGTCGTTATAATGTGCAATTAATTCTATTTACATGCCTAATACTTCTCCTTTTCCCTATTGCTCTAGGGATGAGTTGAAGCAAATTGTTACCTCTGACATAAGGCAACTTTTGGGAGCGGAAGGCGAGCCAACATTTGTGAAGTAtatatcttctctcttttcCTCATCTGGTGGTTAAAAACTTCAATAATAGATTGAATGTTGAAAGATCCTATGAATTGccctttttctattttttaattttttaatttaatttaattttattgTGTTGGGATAGTTATCTCATAGCTGTTAGTGCAACTTATGACTTATTGCAGCCATTACCATTGGAGCAAAGCATTTCCTTTGTATGGGCATAACTACGATTCAGTCATTGAAGCAATCGAGCAAATGGAGAAAAATCTTCCTGGTTTATTCTATGCAGGTAATTTCTCCTTTAAGAGTGAGTTTTGGATGTTCTAACTTGTCATCTGTGGCGTCTTAGTCTTTTTGCAAATAACGAGTATGAATACTTTAGGTAACCATAGGGGTGGACTGTCTGTTGGCAAAGCAATAGCTTCCGGGTGCAAAGCAGCTGAACTTGTAATCTCCTATCTGGAATCTTCTTCAGATGGCAAGATGCTTCAGCAAGGATCATCATCTTAGAAGTAGCTGGGAAGTGTATCCTTGTACATAGACGTCTTTCATTGTTCTTAGCCTTCGATCTAGATCAGAGTTCCATATGCTTGCGAATATGTAACCTCTAGCAGTCTGATACAAATACATGATTTTGTGGATCTTTATGTTATATTGTCCAGAACTCGATAGAACAAAGAAACATTCAAACGacatattcatttttttttcctagtcAAAGTAGAACAATTTCAAAGAAACATTCAAACAAAGATTCGATCAGTACTAGTACTATATGAACATGCATATAGTGCATGAAATTGTAAAATTTCAGGCGCAAAGAGTGACGAGTAGAATTTTGACCAGAAGTGTAATTTTGTAATCCAATTACGACCCTAAGCATATATACACGTTCACAACAgactagggtttagggtcaaaAGCCAAAGCATAGAGATATGGAAGGATCAAAAGCCAAAGCATAGAGATATAACCTCCACAATGTTggtgagatttgaacccataACCTCCATATTGTTAGCTAGGCCAACTAATCACGACTCACTGACTTTATTTTCCAacttggtttgaaactttgaataaaTACTGGGATGAGTTTTGTCGACAATGATTTTAAATATTGGAATAAAAGCTATTTCCTAAACAATAGAGAAGAAAGTCGACGGTCGCAAACTAATTAGGGTATTTTGGGTGGCTCGGATTAAAAACAGGGGTATTTGGGGTAGAGTCTTTTATGGTGCCCTGCGTGGCCTCTTTTGATTGGCTATTTGGACCACTCATCAGTCCTATCGCTGTACTGAAAATAAAAAGCGTTTGTGATTCTTTGGATGCTAACGGATATGTTTCTATTTCCGATTTCGTTCATACAGATGAAGGCGAAATAAAAATCGTCAGGCAGGCTCGTGTCTACCTTTCTTACATGACCAAGACATACAGCGGTGGTGCTAACGGCGGCGCTGACGGGCTTACTGGCAGCTCAGTAGTAGCATGTGGCGTCTTTGTTGAGGACCACACATGGGCAGCATGGCAGTTTTGTACTCTTAACCTACCTTTTATCCCGGACAAGTTTCAACAGGCGAGGTTTGTGGCTGCAACATGCACTTTTTACTGGCATGGCTCTGTCAGGTAGGTGTCCACCATTGTCACGTATAACATCAACACTGATATTCTGGGGAGTCTGACACCGCCCACAACAGATATAGATGCAAAGTTTGCCTTGGGGTATGGCTTCGGAGGTGAGTTGGCCGCCACAGTTTTTGATCCCTCTCCCACAGGCAGGCATCGAGTGAGAGTTTGGCAGCTTCACGAGAACCTCTGGCAAGTTGTGGTGAACATAAGGCTCACGTCGGACCCGTCCCTGGCAATCACATATCCTTATGTGCCGTTGTGCTTTCTCACGGGTAGATTCAATAATCAAGGGCTAAATATACTATTTTTATTCGATGGTGATACTTTGATTAAGATCAGACTTGTAGAAGAGGATGACTTGCTTGCTACAAAACTTGATGTGCTACATCCAGGGCCGTGCCTAGGCCAAGGCAATCAAGGCGACAGCCTTAGGCCTCAGGCTACGGGAGACCTCGCATTTTTCTAATTCAACATATAAATATAGGGGGTAGATCCATGACACTAAAAATTATACTCAATTTTTTACTTCAATTATGAACCATTAGATTAAAAGAACTAATTCCTTTACTTTGAGGCCATGGCACTAGAACTATACATTtgatttttcctttattttttggCTAATTCCAAACTCATTTGATATTATTGTTATaaagaaaaattgaagaaaacGTAAATCATTATTTGATCAAAGGAAACTATTTCCTCATCTTCTTCTGCGACTCAAGCAATTCTTATCTCATAGTATCTTCCAAATTCTTATATTGCAATCAAAGAATCATACATAAAATTTTAATACCAACCTCAGTTCTTACTAAGGTAATCCTAACATCACAAAGAACTTTGATCAAGAAC encodes the following:
- the LOC133707295 gene encoding protoporphyrinogen oxidase, mitochondrial, whose translation is MASPTPGDKHSSVKRVAVVGAGVSGLAAAYKLKSHGFDVTVLEAEGRAGGKLRSVSYNGLVWDEGANTMTESEAEVQTLLDNLGLREKQQFPISQNKRYVARNGSPVLLPTNPIELIKSNFLSTKSKFQILLEPYLWKKKRVSDDHTQESVGGFFQRHFGKEVVDYLIDPFVAGTSAGDPESLSMRHSFPELWNIEKRYGSVIAGAIQSKLSSRKEKSREIKGSVEKGKRQRGSFSFQGGMQTLTDTLCKQLGKHELKLNSKVLSLSYSHDGNTTSENWSVSCVANDDKHSQSSSVDAIILTAPLCSIKEMKISRRGTIFPLDFLPEVTYMPLSVIITSFKKENVKRPLEGFGVLVPSKEQENGLKTLGTLFSSMMFPDRAPSDQYLYTTFVGGSRNKELAKASKDELKQIVTSDIRQLLGAEGEPTFVNHYHWSKAFPLYGHNYDSVIEAIEQMEKNLPGLFYAGNHRGGLSVGKAIASGCKAAELVISYLESSSDGKMLQQGSSS